From Pseudochaenichthys georgianus chromosome 11, fPseGeo1.2, whole genome shotgun sequence, a single genomic window includes:
- the cckb gene encoding cholecystokinin, which yields MTAGLCVCVVLAVLCTSCLGLPFSSQPLDKGHRSMSAASEALLEADTHTLGEPHLQHSRSAPQLKALPLAEEDADSRANLGELLARLISSRKGSVRRNSSANSRSNGLSANHRIADRDYMGWMDFGRRSAEEYEYSS from the exons ATGACTGCAgggctatgtgtgtgtgtcgtgctgGCGGTCTTATGTACGAGCTGTTTAGGGCTCCCCTTCTCCTCCCAGCCTCTAGACAAGGGCCACCGCTCCATGTCCGCTGCATCTGAAG CTCTCCTGGAGGCGGACACCCACACCTTGGGAGAGCCTCACCTCCAACACAGCCGCTCTGCCCCCCAGCTGAAAGCTCTGCCTCTGGCCGAAGAGGACGCAGACTCCCGAGCAAACCTCGGAGAGCTGCTGGCAAGACTCATCTCCTCCAGGaaag GTTCTGTGCGTAGAAACTCCTCGGCAAACAGTAGAAGCAACGGCCTTAGTGCCAACCACCGGATAGCAGACAGGGACTACATGGGGTGGATGGATTTCGGCCGCCGCAGTGCAGAGGAGTATGAATACTCCTCGTAA